In the genome of Misgurnus anguillicaudatus chromosome 11, ASM2758022v2, whole genome shotgun sequence, one region contains:
- the LOC129416363 gene encoding uncharacterized protein has protein sequence METWLLNIAGNICLSVCLTHLWSSPQLNADSDNPNVKDGAGLASSELNNKIKPEKQRMAFFDCLRRGKVESVPTPLLKADPAIPDVREVVDPASQSKTYVGPKKQKQKASKSRKSNLQGEKVTVVPTQQPKAISDIPVGMDVPALAGPQSKPKIRPDKRMTLTQRFFGCFRRGKVESMPTSQIEADPAIPDAREVVDLANSQSKSVGLKKQKQKASKSRSFHNPFRKKGKSKVKKDADPAIPGAMDGADLASFGGIAAANARLQTLGAIPENIGSKDVGNLEAKGGKNPRPKAFGNLRLPWFFNAKITKNPGPKEEGNPGAKEEGNPGPKEEGNPEAKALENPKNPLSEDDKVVRPKVINVVQQASEPPSKKKPADPSVPKDTFDSKYQLLEDEVLGCGGCAIVYKGIRKSDGSEVAIKRIIKRKNERTLQIPGYPKPLITEVALLLKLGEAPSCPNVIQMYDWYETKHFYTLVLEYPLHSESLLLYVLLEEKLSENTARHLMRQAVLAVQHCLDNGVFHTDIHPGNFLVQQSTMSLKLIDFGLGHYLTHEAYDSCDFRGAPCCTPLEIETAKKFHAVPANVWALGTMLYFMVLGSFPCPLNEFNSGNLETNEMDLSKEICDLLSGCLALNPSDRPTLKQILDHDWFKTESDEEELLVYKMRALSTENKKDEAE, from the exons atggaaacatggcttCTAAACATAGCTGGAAacatctgtctgtccgtctgtctgacCCACCTCTGGTCTTCTCCACAGCTTAATGCAGATTCAGATAATCCTAATGTAAAGGATGGTGCTGGTCTGGCCAGCTCTGAATTAAACAATAAGATCAAACCGGAAAAACAACGAATGGCATTCTTTGACTGTCTCCGGAGGGGCAAGGTGGAGTCAGTGCCGACTCCCCTGCTTAAAGCGGATCCAGCTATCCCTGATGTTAGGGAAGTTGTTGATCCTGCATCACAGTCAAAGACCTACGTTGGTCCgaagaaacagaaacaaaaGGCTTCAAAGAGCCGCAAATCTAACCTCCAGGGAGAAAAAGTGACTGTTGTGCCAACTCAACAGCCCAAGGCTATTTCAGATATTCCTGTTGGCATGGATGTTCCTGCTCTGGCCGGCCCCCAATCAAAACCAAAGATTCGTCCGGATAAACGCATGACATTGACGCAACGCTTCTTTGGATGCTTCCGGAGGGGCAAAGTGGAGTCGATGCCGACTTCACAGATTGAGGCCGATCCAGCTATCCCTGATGCCAGGGAAGTTGTTGATCTGGCAAATTCTCAATCGAAGAGTGTTGgcttaaagaaacaaaaacaaaaggcttCAAAGAGCCGCTCATTTCACAACCCTTTTAGAAAAAAAGGGAAGAGTAAAGTGAAAAAAGATGCCGATCCAGCTATTCCTGGTGCCATGGATGGTGCGGATCTGGCCAGTTTTGGTGGCATCGCTGCAGCCAATGCCAGGCTACAGACGTTAGGTGCCATCCCAGAGAATATTGGGTCAAAAGATGTTGGAAATCTTGAGGCAAAAGGTGGTAAAAATCCCAGGCCAAAAGCTTTTGGAAATCTCAGACTTCCTTggttttttaatgcaaaaataactaaaaatccTGGACCAAAAGAAGAAGGAAATCCTGGGGCAAAAGAAGAAGGAAATCCTGGACCGAAAGAAGAAGGAAATCCTGAAGCAAAAGCCCTTGAAAATCCCAAAAATCCCTTGTCAGAAGATGATAAAGTTGTCAGGCCAAAAGTTATAAATGTTGTTCAACAAGCTTCTGAACCGCCAAGCAAGAAGAAACCAGCTGATCCGTCAGTGCCTAAAG aCACTTTTGATTCTAAATATCAACTCTTGGAGGATGAAGTGCTTGGGTGCGGTGGCTGTGCCATAGTGTACAAAGGGATCCGTAAATCGGATGGCAGTGAG GTTGCCATCAAGCGAATAATCAAACGAAAGAATGAAAGGACTCTTCAGATT CCTGGATACCCCAAACCACTTATTACAGAAGTGGCGCTGCTGCTTAAGTTAGGAGAAGCGCCCTCATGCCCCAATGTCATACAGATGTATGACTGGTACGAGACTAAACACTTTTACACGCTCGTGTTGGAGTACCCACTGCACAGCGAATCCTTGTTGCTATATGTTCTTCTTGAAGAAAAACTAAGTGAAAATACAGCAAGACATCTCATGCGTCAGGCGGTACTGGCAGTACAACACTGTCTGGATAATGGAGTTTTTCACACCGACATCCATCCCGGAAACTTCTTGGTGCAGCAATCAACAATGAGCCTGAAGTTAATTGACTTTGGGCTTGGACATTATCTGACGCATGAGGCCTATGATTCCTGTGACTTTAGGG GAGCTCCATGTTGCACCCCGCTTGAGATCGAAACGGCTAAGAAATTCCACGCCGTGCCAGCAAACGTCTGGGCCTTAGGTACTATGCTGTACTTCATGGTGCTTGGATCTTTCCCCTGTCCTTTAAACGAGTTTAATTCCGGGAATCTGGAGACAAATGAGATGGATTTATCAAAGG AAATCTGTGATCTGTTAAGTGGTTGCCTGGCCCTGAATCCAAGTGATCGTCCGACGCTCAAGCAGATCTTAGATCATGACTGGTTTAAAACTGAGTCTGATGAAGAAGAGCTACTCGTATACAAAATGAG GGCACTATccacagaaaataaaaaggATGAAGCTGAATGA